In a genomic window of Streptomyces noursei ATCC 11455:
- a CDS encoding DMT family transporter produces the protein MHSTSHPALPVGRGLAYVSFAATAWGTAGAAAALLYHGSGLGPLALTFWRTFGGLLLLLAVRAARRHRTGSTTDTTSPLPAEPLRRRAARVAVTGIALAVFQAAYFASVEATGLAVGTVITMGAGPVLIAIGARLTMGERLGAGGILAVGGALTGLLILVLGGDGAATVRPAGVGYAVLSAAACAVMTLTTRRFGRGGGSDPYASTISAFAVGALCLLPLAAAEGLWPYAHDLGRSLLLLGYIAAIPTALAYGLYFAGLAVVRAATASVISLIEPVSAAAIAVLFLGERLTTATAAGTAVLLTAVAALAVTEARGRDRGELR, from the coding sequence ATGCACAGCACATCCCACCCCGCCCTGCCCGTGGGCCGGGGACTGGCCTATGTCTCCTTCGCCGCGACCGCCTGGGGCACCGCCGGCGCGGCCGCAGCCCTCCTCTACCACGGCAGCGGACTCGGCCCCCTCGCCCTCACCTTCTGGCGCACCTTCGGCGGCCTGCTGCTCCTGCTTGCCGTACGGGCGGCACGGCGGCACCGGACCGGCAGCACGACCGACACCACCAGCCCGTTGCCGGCCGAGCCGCTGCGCCGCCGCGCCGCACGGGTCGCGGTCACCGGCATCGCCCTCGCCGTCTTCCAGGCCGCCTACTTCGCGTCCGTCGAAGCCACCGGCCTGGCCGTCGGCACCGTCATCACCATGGGCGCAGGACCCGTCCTCATCGCCATCGGAGCCCGCCTGACCATGGGCGAACGGCTCGGCGCCGGCGGCATCCTGGCCGTCGGCGGGGCGCTGACCGGCCTGCTGATCCTCGTCCTCGGCGGCGACGGTGCCGCCACCGTCCGCCCGGCCGGCGTCGGCTACGCCGTGCTCTCCGCCGCCGCCTGCGCCGTGATGACCCTCACCACCCGCCGCTTCGGGCGGGGCGGCGGCAGCGACCCCTACGCCTCGACCATCAGCGCGTTCGCGGTCGGCGCCCTGTGCCTGCTGCCCCTCGCCGCGGCCGAGGGGCTGTGGCCGTACGCCCACGACCTGGGCCGCAGCCTGCTCCTGCTCGGGTACATCGCCGCCATCCCCACGGCCCTCGCCTACGGCCTCTACTTCGCCGGACTGGCCGTCGTACGGGCCGCGACCGCTTCCGTGATCTCCCTGATCGAACCGGTCTCGGCGGCGGCCATCGCGGTGCTGTTCCTCGGTGAGCGACTCACCACGGCGACGGCGGCCGGCACCGCCGTCCTGCTCACGGCCGTCGCCGCGCTGGCGGTGACGGAGGCCCGCGGCCGGGACCGCGGCGAGCTCCGATAG
- a CDS encoding YqeB family protein, giving the protein MDTDKPQPTSGPVAPGSEPGGPPGPTVLADSTAMVVAVCVMFAALGAGVGWLVRLLAKWLVTLEHAPWQGPARLLTSIPEPWLTLGVLALGAVLGLAAALFGQHDELAVRVADDEVVLTRRAKPRAFPRAAVQLAFRDGKELVLLGQDTAELAREGCTLSVQRLAGAFRAHGYDWADGDPHEDEFRRWVPDTPGLPIGANALFTARERALGKSGTAEEARELRDELARLGLVVRDRDKRQFWRLVP; this is encoded by the coding sequence ATGGACACCGACAAGCCGCAGCCCACTTCCGGCCCCGTCGCGCCGGGATCGGAGCCCGGTGGGCCGCCCGGCCCCACCGTCCTGGCCGACTCGACCGCGATGGTGGTCGCCGTCTGCGTGATGTTCGCGGCGCTCGGCGCCGGCGTCGGCTGGCTGGTGCGGCTGCTCGCGAAGTGGCTGGTGACGCTGGAGCACGCGCCCTGGCAGGGCCCGGCCAGGCTGCTGACGTCGATCCCGGAACCCTGGCTGACGCTCGGTGTCCTGGCGCTGGGTGCGGTGCTGGGGCTGGCGGCCGCGCTGTTCGGGCAGCACGACGAGTTGGCCGTGCGCGTGGCCGACGACGAGGTGGTGCTCACCCGGCGGGCGAAGCCCCGCGCGTTCCCGCGCGCGGCGGTCCAACTGGCGTTCCGGGACGGCAAGGAGCTGGTCCTCCTCGGCCAGGACACCGCCGAACTCGCGCGGGAGGGCTGCACGTTGAGCGTCCAACGCCTCGCCGGGGCTTTCCGTGCGCACGGCTACGACTGGGCGGACGGCGATCCGCACGAGGACGAGTTCCGGCGCTGGGTCCCGGACACCCCGGGGCTGCCGATCGGCGCGAACGCCCTGTTCACGGCGCGCGAGCGGGCCCTCGGCAAGTCGGGGACGGCCGAGGAAGCCCGGGAGTTGCGGGACGAGTTGGCCCGGCTGGGTCTCGTCGTCCGGGACAGGGACAAGCGGCAGTTCTGGCGGCTGGTCCCGTAG
- a CDS encoding TetR/AcrR family transcriptional regulator, with protein MRKIDPAKHRARRRHIVHTAAQLFAAKGFERTTTAEICKAAGMSSGNLFHYFPNKRAIFHAIFEDDAGETGESKAERLARAQAGDDPWAALLEVVDLLTADAMDPVAPPLVMEAVVQVHRDPELDALLGRDNALERTALTTLLTRAAAAGQIDPALDPHDAATWVQALIASLYSSAAADPEFKPAAQLPVLHLILRRFLQAPTHRENTPEA; from the coding sequence ATGAGGAAGATCGACCCGGCGAAGCACCGCGCCCGACGCCGGCACATCGTGCACACCGCCGCCCAACTCTTCGCCGCCAAAGGCTTCGAACGCACCACCACGGCCGAGATCTGCAAGGCCGCCGGCATGAGCTCCGGCAACCTCTTCCACTACTTCCCCAACAAGCGCGCGATCTTCCACGCCATCTTCGAGGACGACGCCGGGGAGACGGGGGAGAGCAAGGCCGAGCGGCTCGCCCGGGCGCAGGCCGGCGACGACCCCTGGGCGGCGCTGCTGGAGGTCGTGGACCTCCTCACCGCCGACGCCATGGACCCGGTCGCCCCGCCGCTGGTCATGGAAGCCGTCGTCCAGGTGCACCGTGACCCCGAACTCGACGCCCTGCTCGGCCGGGACAACGCCCTGGAACGCACGGCCCTCACCACCCTGCTCACCAGGGCGGCGGCCGCCGGCCAGATCGACCCCGCGCTCGATCCGCACGACGCCGCGACCTGGGTCCAGGCCCTGATCGCCTCGCTCTACAGCAGCGCGGCCGCCGACCCGGAGTTCAAGCCCGCCGCACAACTGCCCGTGCTGCACCTGATCCTCCGGCGCTTCCTCCAGGCGCCAACGCACCGCGAGAACACGCCCGAGGCATGA
- a CDS encoding helix-turn-helix domain-containing protein has product MDGVEHSSAISQALAEVGPRLKRLRTERGVTLSALAESTGISKSTLSRLESGQRRPSLELLLPIAQAHQVPLDELVGAPEVGDPRVRLKPRHMHGATVLPLTRHPGPLQTFKMVIPATRSTPDPCTHEGYEWLYVLAGQLRLVLADHDLVMGAGEAAEFDTRLPHWFGSTGDGPVEVLSLFGRQGERIHVRAKPRSRAEDDDAR; this is encoded by the coding sequence ATGGACGGTGTGGAACACTCATCTGCCATTTCCCAGGCCCTCGCCGAGGTCGGTCCGCGCCTGAAGCGGTTGCGGACCGAGCGCGGCGTCACGTTGTCCGCGCTGGCCGAGTCCACCGGGATCTCCAAGAGCACGCTGTCCCGGTTGGAGTCCGGTCAGCGCCGGCCGAGTCTGGAGCTGCTGCTCCCCATCGCGCAGGCGCACCAGGTCCCCTTGGACGAGTTGGTCGGGGCGCCGGAGGTCGGGGATCCGCGGGTGCGGCTCAAACCGCGGCACATGCACGGCGCCACGGTGTTGCCGCTGACCCGTCATCCGGGTCCGCTGCAGACGTTCAAGATGGTCATTCCGGCCACGCGGAGCACGCCGGACCCCTGTACCCACGAGGGGTACGAGTGGCTGTATGTGCTGGCGGGGCAGTTGCGGCTGGTGTTGGCCGACCATGATCTGGTCATGGGGGCGGGCGAGGCGGCGGAGTTCGACACCCGGTTGCCGCACTGGTTCGGGAGTACGGGGGACGGCCCGGTGGAGGTCCTCAGTCTCTTCGGACGTCAGGGCGAGCGCATCCATGTGCGCGCCAAGCCCCGGTCGCGCGCGGAGGACGACGACGCCCGCTGA
- a CDS encoding NAD(P)/FAD-dependent oxidoreductase: MSETNAKAEVQVEAEVEVEMNTGMARSHGGGAESAAHGAGDAHHTHGPARDADWDVVVVGAGAAGLNAALVLARARRRVAVIDGGAPRNAPADRMHGFLSRDGMPPAALLEVGRTELAAYGAELITGRATEITPDLGVRLAGGPELRARHVLVATGLRDELPDLPGLRERWGRDLLHCPYCHGYEVRDRPLGVLGSHPGSVHQALLLRQWSDDVVLFPHQLDPSDEERERLAARGVRIAEGTVKRLVVDDDRLSGVELAEGHVVPRAAVFVFPRMVPHDTLLTALGCARNEDGWVRTDPSGRTSVPGVWAAGNVADPRAQVVTAAGMGAAAAFALNLDLVEEDVERAVAEHRATVGAHR; encoded by the coding sequence ATGAGCGAGACGAACGCGAAGGCGGAGGTCCAGGTGGAGGCCGAGGTGGAGGTCGAGATGAACACCGGGATGGCGCGGAGCCACGGCGGCGGGGCGGAGAGCGCCGCACACGGCGCCGGGGACGCCCACCACACGCACGGTCCGGCCCGCGACGCGGACTGGGACGTCGTGGTCGTCGGGGCCGGCGCGGCCGGGCTGAACGCCGCCCTGGTCCTGGCCCGGGCCCGCCGACGTGTGGCAGTGATCGACGGCGGGGCACCCCGCAACGCACCGGCCGACCGGATGCACGGCTTCCTCTCCCGGGACGGCATGCCACCGGCAGCCCTCTTGGAGGTCGGCCGCACCGAACTGGCCGCCTACGGAGCCGAATTGATCACCGGCCGGGCAACGGAGATCACCCCCGACCTCGGCGTGCGGCTCGCCGGCGGCCCCGAACTCCGCGCCCGCCACGTCCTGGTCGCCACCGGCCTGCGCGACGAACTCCCCGACCTCCCCGGCCTCCGGGAACGCTGGGGCCGGGACCTGCTGCACTGTCCCTACTGCCACGGCTACGAAGTCCGCGACCGGCCGCTCGGCGTACTCGGCAGCCACCCGGGCTCCGTGCACCAGGCGCTCCTGCTGCGGCAGTGGTCGGACGACGTCGTCCTCTTCCCGCACCAGCTGGACCCGAGCGACGAGGAGCGGGAACGGTTGGCGGCGCGCGGCGTGCGGATCGCCGAGGGGACGGTCAAACGGCTGGTGGTCGACGACGACCGCCTGAGCGGGGTCGAACTGGCCGAGGGGCACGTCGTGCCGCGCGCCGCCGTCTTCGTCTTCCCGCGGATGGTGCCGCACGACACCCTGCTCACCGCGCTGGGCTGCGCACGGAACGAGGACGGCTGGGTGCGCACCGACCCCTCGGGACGGACCAGCGTGCCCGGCGTGTGGGCCGCGGGAAACGTGGCCGATCCGCGGGCGCAGGTCGTGACGGCCGCCGGCATGGGGGCGGCCGCCGCCTTCGCCCTCAACCTCGACCTGGTGGAGGAGGACGTCGAGCGGGCCGTGGCGGAACACCGGGCGACGGTCGGGGCGCACCGCTGA
- a CDS encoding FMN-binding negative transcriptional regulator, with product MLIHPWDAPGDDAEWQEWLAAHDFGQLAVNGSAGEPPWVQPLHFAYDPARREAVTHLARPNPIWSALLDSPTVLLSVVDDYTFIPGPWQAGEDQPPEHGVPTSFYAAVQLRCTAHVVDDPEAKAALLQRQLAHFQPDGGSAPVVADAAPYGRQLPGIRGLRLEVLDVRAKFKYGGKRSEAVQHRISERLAERDGAGDAAARRHQQRRLAAAGGSTPTTSRSNGTR from the coding sequence ATGCTCATCCATCCCTGGGACGCTCCCGGCGACGATGCCGAATGGCAGGAGTGGCTGGCCGCCCATGACTTCGGACAGCTCGCGGTCAACGGCTCCGCCGGCGAGCCGCCGTGGGTGCAGCCGCTGCACTTCGCGTACGACCCGGCGCGCCGCGAGGCCGTCACCCACCTCGCCCGCCCCAACCCCATCTGGTCCGCGCTGCTGGACAGTCCGACGGTCCTGCTGAGCGTGGTGGACGACTACACCTTCATCCCCGGCCCGTGGCAGGCCGGCGAGGACCAGCCGCCCGAGCACGGTGTCCCCACCAGCTTCTACGCGGCGGTCCAGCTCCGCTGCACCGCGCACGTGGTGGACGATCCGGAGGCCAAGGCCGCATTGCTGCAACGCCAGCTGGCCCATTTCCAGCCGGACGGCGGCTCGGCGCCGGTCGTCGCCGACGCGGCCCCGTACGGTCGGCAGTTGCCCGGCATCCGCGGGCTGCGCCTCGAAGTGCTCGACGTGCGGGCCAAGTTCAAGTACGGCGGCAAGCGGAGCGAGGCGGTCCAGCACCGTATCTCGGAACGTCTCGCCGAGCGGGACGGTGCCGGCGATGCCGCGGCGCGCCGTCACCAGCAGCGTCGCCTCGCGGCCGCCGGCGGCTCCACGCCGACCACGAGCCGCTCGAACGGGACAAGGTAG
- a CDS encoding pyridoxamine 5'-phosphate oxidase family protein, with product MAEGKSFAATDRTLPTRARERARYDEETVHAILDEGHVCHLGFVRDGAPVVLPTLYGRVDNRLYVHGSTGSRPLRMAGGQSADPGLAVCLTVTHVDGLVLAKSAFHHSMNYRSVVVHGTAHQVTDREEKKAALDALVDHVLPGRAADSRPANAKELAATAVLRLDLHEVSAKIRTGGPNDDPEDLALPHWSGVLPVSAAYGAPIPADDLAPGIPAPDYFSTR from the coding sequence ATGGCCGAGGGAAAGTCTTTCGCCGCGACGGATCGCACCCTCCCCACCCGGGCCCGGGAGCGAGCCAGGTACGACGAGGAGACGGTGCACGCGATCCTCGACGAGGGCCACGTCTGTCATCTCGGTTTCGTGCGCGACGGCGCACCGGTCGTCCTGCCGACGCTCTACGGCCGGGTCGACAACCGTCTCTATGTGCACGGTTCGACGGGTTCCCGCCCGCTGCGGATGGCCGGCGGGCAGAGCGCCGACCCCGGCCTCGCGGTCTGTCTCACGGTGACCCACGTCGACGGCCTGGTCCTCGCCAAGTCCGCGTTCCACCACTCCATGAACTACCGCAGCGTCGTGGTCCACGGCACCGCTCACCAGGTCACCGACCGGGAGGAGAAGAAGGCCGCGCTGGACGCCCTCGTCGATCACGTCCTGCCCGGCCGCGCCGCGGACTCCCGGCCCGCCAACGCCAAGGAGCTGGCCGCCACCGCCGTGCTCCGCCTCGATCTGCACGAGGTCTCCGCGAAGATCCGCACCGGCGGCCCCAACGACGATCCCGAGGACCTGGCCCTCCCCCACTGGAGCGGCGTCCTCCCCGTCTCCGCCGCGTACGGCGCCCCGATACCGGCCGACGACCTCGCCCCCGGCATCCCCGCCCCGGACTACTTCTCCACCCGCTGA
- a CDS encoding aminotransferase class I/II-fold pyridoxal phosphate-dependent enzyme: MLGEYRIEGRRASEIAASVERAIGAGELQPGEVLPPLRELAVYLEVNPNTVASAYRTLRDRGVIETAGRRGSRVRPRPASTSREALRVVAPPGVRNVADGNPDPTLLPPLEEALAEAAARNTRRPVLYGMPAVDDDLEALARAAFTREGVPESPIAVASGSLDAIERVLAAHLRPGDAVAIEDPGWGSLLDLIPALGLRPVPVGVDDEGPIPERMAAALDGGARAVVVTDRAQNPTGAAISGPRAAELRTLLAGHRGVLLIEDDHGHGIVDLPLHPLSGVTDHWVLVRSTAKAYGPDLRLAALTGDPITIDRVRGRQRLGPGWVSHLIQHAVVHLWRTFAIDPEAVAGAYGARRDALIHALEERGVPARGRSGMNVWVPVPDETGVVARLLHSGWAVAPGARFRMQSPQGIRITVSGLAADDVAPLADAIAEAMGAGVGEARRYE, from the coding sequence GTGCTAGGAGAGTATCGGATCGAAGGGCGGCGCGCATCGGAGATTGCCGCAAGCGTCGAGCGAGCCATCGGTGCCGGCGAGCTCCAACCAGGCGAAGTGCTGCCCCCGCTAAGGGAGTTGGCTGTCTATCTGGAGGTGAATCCCAATACGGTCGCGTCCGCGTACCGCACGCTCCGCGACCGGGGAGTGATCGAAACCGCGGGCCGGCGAGGCAGTCGCGTCCGCCCCAGACCCGCCAGCACCTCCCGCGAGGCGCTGCGCGTGGTAGCCCCGCCCGGCGTCCGGAACGTCGCCGACGGCAACCCCGACCCGACCCTGCTCCCTCCGCTGGAGGAAGCCCTGGCCGAAGCCGCCGCGCGTAACACACGACGCCCCGTCCTCTACGGCATGCCCGCCGTCGACGACGACCTCGAAGCACTCGCCCGGGCGGCGTTCACCCGCGAGGGAGTGCCCGAGAGCCCCATCGCCGTCGCCAGCGGATCCCTCGACGCCATCGAACGCGTCCTCGCGGCGCACCTGCGCCCCGGAGACGCCGTGGCGATCGAAGACCCCGGCTGGGGCAGCCTGCTGGACCTCATCCCCGCCCTCGGCCTGCGCCCTGTGCCCGTCGGGGTGGACGACGAGGGCCCGATCCCCGAGCGGATGGCGGCGGCACTCGACGGCGGGGCCCGCGCGGTCGTCGTCACCGACCGGGCACAGAACCCCACGGGCGCCGCCATCAGCGGCCCCCGCGCCGCCGAACTCCGCACCCTGCTGGCCGGACACCGCGGAGTGCTCCTCATCGAGGACGATCACGGCCATGGCATCGTCGATCTCCCGCTGCACCCGCTCTCCGGCGTCACCGACCACTGGGTGCTGGTCCGCTCGACTGCCAAGGCGTACGGCCCCGACCTGCGCCTCGCGGCACTCACCGGCGATCCGATCACCATCGACCGGGTCCGCGGGCGCCAGCGCCTCGGCCCCGGCTGGGTCAGCCATCTCATCCAGCACGCGGTGGTGCACCTGTGGCGCACGTTCGCGATCGACCCCGAGGCCGTCGCCGGCGCGTACGGCGCACGACGGGACGCGCTGATACATGCCCTGGAGGAGCGCGGAGTCCCGGCACGAGGACGCAGCGGGATGAACGTCTGGGTACCGGTCCCCGACGAAACGGGTGTGGTGGCCCGACTCCTGCACTCCGGTTGGGCGGTCGCCCCCGGTGCTCGCTTCCGCATGCAATCCCCGCAAGGCATTCGGATCACCGTCTCCGGCCTCGCCGCCGACGACGTCGCCCCCCTGGCCGACGCGATAGCCGAGGCGATGGGGGCGGGGGTGGGGGAGGCGCGGAGGTATGAGTGA
- a CDS encoding DMT family transporter has translation MSTTDAPSARAISADVPAPRSAPAPVATSTAPRSAQYTAAPRRTFAWQIRFAFLCLVWGFSFLFMKLGTEGFAPLQVSLGRVAFGALVLLVFLVIKRERLPRSARTWGHLAVAALLLNALPFSLFAYSELTIPSTLASICNATSPLWGMALSVVALSEDRPTRRRVAGLGIGFLGVLTVLGAWQGFSGTDLTGTAMALGASLSYPIGWIYVRRTLARDEHSHLAKISAQLLLATLQLAVVTVLFTPMPTAFPAVPLLAVFALGALGTGVAFLLQYGLVAEVGPTTAQMVTYFTPVIATASGVALLNEHLAWNTPVGAVIVLAGAALTQSKPRAS, from the coding sequence ATGAGCACCACCGACGCGCCCTCTGCACGCGCCATCTCCGCCGACGTCCCGGCCCCCAGGTCCGCACCGGCACCCGTCGCGACCTCGACCGCCCCACGCTCCGCCCAGTACACGGCCGCGCCGCGCCGTACCTTCGCCTGGCAGATCCGTTTCGCCTTCCTCTGCCTGGTCTGGGGATTCAGCTTCCTCTTCATGAAACTGGGCACCGAGGGCTTCGCGCCGTTGCAAGTCTCGCTGGGCCGGGTGGCGTTCGGCGCACTGGTGCTGTTGGTGTTCCTCGTGATCAAGCGCGAACGACTCCCCCGCTCGGCTCGGACCTGGGGCCACCTCGCGGTCGCCGCGCTCCTCCTCAACGCGCTGCCGTTCTCGCTCTTCGCCTACTCCGAGCTGACGATCCCCTCGACACTGGCGAGCATCTGCAATGCCACCTCGCCACTGTGGGGCATGGCGCTGTCGGTCGTGGCGCTCTCGGAGGACCGCCCCACCCGACGCCGGGTCGCGGGACTCGGCATCGGATTCCTGGGGGTGCTCACCGTCCTCGGTGCCTGGCAAGGCTTCTCCGGCACCGATCTGACAGGGACCGCCATGGCCCTGGGCGCCTCGCTCAGCTACCCGATCGGCTGGATCTACGTCCGCCGCACCCTCGCACGGGACGAGCACTCACACCTGGCCAAGATCAGTGCCCAGCTACTGCTCGCCACCCTCCAACTTGCCGTGGTCACTGTGCTGTTCACCCCGATGCCGACCGCGTTCCCGGCCGTCCCGCTCCTCGCCGTCTTCGCCCTCGGCGCGCTGGGTACCGGCGTCGCGTTCCTTCTCCAGTACGGCCTGGTCGCGGAGGTCGGACCCACCACCGCCCAGATGGTCACCTACTTCACCCCCGTCATCGCCACCGCGTCCGGTGTGGCCCTCCTCAACGAGCACCTCGCCTGGAACACTCCCGTGGGCGCCGTCATCGTCCTGGCCGGCGCCGCTCTCACCCAAAGCAAGCCCCGCGCCTCGTAG
- a CDS encoding LysR family transcriptional regulator — MLNLDRLRTLSAIARHGSVSAAAEGLHVTTSAVSQQIAKLERETGQQLLAKNGRGIRLTDAGRLLADHAARILSQVELAQAELEAHRGQPVGELRMSAFPTAARGLFPSALAALRAEHPQLRPRLREMEPDDSVRGVVRGDVDLAVVLDWYNRPLSLPEGLAKAPLLDDPSDVAMPSDHPLAGREFVELEEFAGDEWISWPQAGFCHDWLIFTLRSKGVEPRIAHLAEEHHTQLALIAAGLGVAVAPRLGRGPVPDGVSVVPVRHPMRRHVYAIWRADADRRPSIRAAVAALRRAGERVEAGMEGVGGRSGSGGGVGGEG; from the coding sequence ATGTTGAACCTTGATCGGCTACGGACGCTGTCTGCCATCGCCCGGCACGGTTCGGTCAGCGCGGCAGCCGAAGGGTTGCATGTGACGACCTCGGCGGTCTCCCAGCAGATCGCCAAGCTGGAACGCGAGACCGGGCAGCAGCTACTCGCGAAGAACGGGCGGGGAATCCGACTGACCGACGCCGGTCGGCTGCTCGCCGACCATGCGGCGCGCATCCTCTCCCAGGTGGAGCTGGCGCAGGCCGAGCTGGAGGCGCATCGCGGTCAGCCCGTGGGCGAGCTGCGGATGAGCGCTTTCCCGACCGCGGCGCGCGGACTCTTCCCGTCCGCGCTCGCCGCCTTGCGTGCCGAACATCCGCAACTCCGCCCGCGGCTGCGGGAGATGGAGCCGGACGACTCGGTGCGCGGTGTGGTCCGCGGTGACGTCGATCTGGCCGTCGTACTCGACTGGTACAACCGGCCGTTGTCGCTGCCCGAGGGGCTGGCGAAGGCGCCGCTGCTCGACGACCCCTCGGATGTGGCGATGCCGTCGGACCATCCACTGGCCGGGCGGGAGTTCGTGGAGTTGGAGGAGTTCGCGGGCGACGAGTGGATCTCCTGGCCGCAGGCGGGGTTCTGCCATGACTGGCTGATCTTCACGCTGCGCAGCAAGGGGGTGGAACCGCGTATCGCGCACCTGGCTGAGGAGCATCACACCCAGCTCGCCCTGATCGCGGCCGGGTTGGGCGTCGCGGTGGCGCCACGACTGGGGCGCGGACCGGTGCCGGATGGCGTGAGTGTGGTGCCTGTACGTCATCCCATGCGGCGGCACGTCTATGCCATCTGGCGTGCGGACGCCGATCGCCGGCCCTCGATCCGGGCGGCCGTGGCGGCGCTCCGGAGGGCCGGGGAGCGCGTGGAGGCCGGGATGGAAGGGGTGGGGGGCCGTTCGGGGAGTGGGGGTGGGGTTGGGGGAGAGGGCTGA
- a CDS encoding carboxyl transferase domain-containing protein — protein MHEQPPHDATPPPSLRLTARQAIAAVTDSYTELPPPLPTAPTTPAPPDGPLNWHGYDASRERARARTGEDESVLTALASIGGTDAVVLSFEFGFLGGSLGERTGDRLEAAYAVARDRRLPLVSLIATGGSRMQEGMRALSQLQRVARQSALNRAAGLPQIAVVRDPTTGGGWATLGAGADVILALPKAQVGFAGSRVRPPDADPHAYSAEGQFGAGQVDAVVPTDTLRATLRRWLHLLADAQGPSAEAPSPAPVPAALGTTALPTTGWDAVSRARDTRRPRAEAYLRAYFDSWEEISGDRCGGRDPGIRCGFGHRDGRTIAFAAQCGTATRPAGFRTATRLIRLADRLGIPVLTLVDTPGAANDADAERAGAGAAIADTFAALASARVPVTSLLIGEGGSGGALALAAPNRLWATPDSYFSVIAPELAAAILKRAPAEAQHTADQLHIRPQDLLDLGIIQSIATSEPGPG, from the coding sequence ATGCATGAGCAACCGCCGCACGACGCGACCCCACCGCCCAGCCTCCGCCTGACGGCCCGTCAAGCCATCGCCGCCGTCACCGACTCCTACACCGAACTCCCCCCACCCCTCCCCACCGCCCCCACGACACCCGCTCCCCCCGACGGCCCCCTCAACTGGCACGGCTATGACGCCTCCCGGGAGCGCGCCCGCGCCCGGACCGGCGAGGACGAGTCGGTGCTCACCGCCCTCGCCTCGATCGGCGGCACCGACGCCGTGGTGCTCTCCTTCGAGTTCGGCTTCCTCGGCGGATCCCTCGGCGAACGCACCGGCGACCGGCTGGAAGCCGCCTATGCCGTGGCGCGCGATCGGCGCCTGCCCCTGGTGTCGCTGATCGCTACCGGCGGCAGCCGGATGCAGGAAGGCATGCGGGCCCTGTCACAACTCCAGCGTGTGGCCCGCCAGTCGGCGCTGAACCGCGCCGCGGGACTTCCGCAGATCGCGGTGGTCCGCGACCCGACCACCGGAGGCGGCTGGGCCACGCTGGGCGCCGGCGCCGATGTGATCCTCGCCCTCCCCAAGGCCCAGGTCGGCTTCGCCGGCTCGCGGGTACGACCACCGGACGCCGATCCCCATGCCTACTCCGCCGAGGGCCAGTTCGGCGCCGGCCAGGTCGACGCCGTGGTCCCCACCGACACCCTCCGCGCCACACTCCGACGCTGGCTCCACCTGCTCGCCGACGCACAAGGCCCCTCGGCCGAAGCGCCCTCGCCGGCCCCCGTCCCCGCCGCGCTGGGTACCACTGCTCTCCCCACCACCGGCTGGGACGCGGTGAGCCGCGCCCGCGACACCCGACGCCCCCGTGCCGAGGCATATCTACGGGCGTACTTCGACAGCTGGGAGGAGATCAGCGGCGACCGGTGCGGCGGACGCGACCCCGGCATACGCTGCGGATTCGGCCACCGCGACGGCCGCACCATCGCCTTCGCCGCCCAGTGCGGAACCGCCACCCGCCCGGCCGGTTTCCGCACCGCGACCCGACTGATACGACTCGCGGACCGGCTCGGCATCCCCGTCCTCACCCTCGTGGACACCCCGGGTGCCGCCAACGACGCGGACGCCGAACGCGCGGGGGCCGGCGCAGCCATCGCCGACACCTTCGCCGCGCTCGCCTCCGCCCGCGTCCCGGTCACCTCACTCCTCATCGGCGAAGGCGGATCCGGCGGCGCACTCGCCCTGGCCGCCCCGAACCGCCTGTGGGCCACCCCCGACAGCTACTTCTCCGTCATCGCCCCCGAACTGGCCGCCGCCATCCTCAAACGCGCCCCCGCCGAAGCCCAACACACCGCCGACCAACTCCACATCCGCCCACAGGACTTGCTCGACCTCGGCATCATCCAGTCCATCGCCACCTCGGAGCCCGGACCCGGGTGA